One region of Calditrichota bacterium genomic DNA includes:
- a CDS encoding MATE family efflux transporter, protein MNGNSRQKYNLTEGRIPKSIWILAWPMVLGNLLQNLFNIVDMIFVGRLGPNAIGAVAMSGILMSVVWTFLAGVSMGTRAMVSRFFGAGDTEQTKIVVYQSLILGVVLSVLLAVLGHFFAAPALKALGGAPDVVRLGTPYLKIVFLGSFALIIFFLISSVLRGIGDALTPMKVWAFATVLNIVLDPILIFGLGPAPKLGVRGAAIATVTGQGIGMLIGLWILFRGVSFIQIHLREFRLNLDIIWRIIKIAIPGSVQGGVRSLGDLFIMRIVAVYGTVAVAAYGVGLRVLMIIMLPGWALGSTAATLVGLNLGAKKPDRAEKSTRYTTAYYLLFVIPMGILFFAFPEWVIRIFNSDPDVLRIGAEYLRITTLAYPFLAIGLITGMAQSGAGDTTTPMLVITTGIFAVQIPLALLLPRFLSLGTNGIWLAIACAYSLQGILMAYFFWRGKWKRKKV, encoded by the coding sequence ATGAACGGAAACTCACGACAGAAATACAATCTCACGGAAGGGCGCATTCCGAAGAGTATCTGGATTCTGGCATGGCCGATGGTTCTCGGCAATTTGCTGCAGAATCTGTTCAATATTGTGGATATGATTTTTGTGGGCCGGCTGGGTCCCAATGCCATCGGCGCGGTGGCCATGAGCGGGATTCTGATGTCTGTCGTCTGGACCTTTCTGGCCGGGGTTTCGATGGGGACGCGGGCGATGGTCTCTCGGTTTTTCGGCGCCGGAGATACCGAACAGACCAAAATTGTCGTGTACCAGTCGCTGATTCTCGGTGTTGTCTTATCCGTTCTTTTGGCTGTTTTGGGTCACTTTTTTGCGGCACCGGCGCTTAAGGCCCTGGGAGGGGCCCCGGATGTTGTCCGGCTGGGAACACCCTATTTAAAAATTGTGTTTCTGGGTTCGTTTGCCCTGATTATTTTTTTCCTGATCAGTTCCGTTCTGCGGGGAATCGGAGATGCCCTGACGCCGATGAAGGTCTGGGCGTTTGCCACCGTGCTGAATATTGTGCTTGATCCGATTCTGATTTTCGGTCTGGGACCCGCGCCTAAACTGGGGGTTCGGGGAGCGGCAATTGCCACCGTCACCGGGCAGGGTATCGGAATGCTCATCGGACTGTGGATTTTGTTTCGGGGAGTCTCTTTCATTCAGATTCACCTCAGGGAATTTCGGTTAAATCTGGATATTATCTGGCGGATTATTAAAATCGCCATTCCCGGCTCTGTGCAGGGAGGTGTGAGAAGTCTGGGAGATCTGTTCATTATGAGAATTGTGGCCGTTTACGGAACGGTGGCCGTGGCCGCCTACGGTGTGGGACTACGGGTGCTGATGATAATTATGCTGCCCGGATGGGCACTGGGTTCCACCGCAGCCACATTGGTCGGTTTGAATTTGGGGGCCAAAAAGCCCGATCGGGCCGAGAAAAGCACCCGTTACACGACGGCCTATTACTTGCTCTTTGTGATTCCCATGGGAATTTTGTTCTTTGCCTTCCCGGAATGGGTGATTCGCATCTTCAATTCGGATCCCGATGTGTTGAGGATTGGTGCCGAGTACTTGAGAATTACTACATTGGCGTATCCTTTTCTGGCGATTGGCCTGATTACAGGAATGGCCCAGAGCGGTGCCGGCGACACCACAACACCGATGTTGGTGATTACCACCGGGATTTTCGCCGTACAAATTCCACTGGCCCTGCTGCTTCCCCGGTTTCTGAGTCTGGGGACAAATGGCATCTGGCTGGCGATCGCCTGTGCATACAGCCTTCAGGGAATCCTGATGGCATACTTTTTTTGGAGGGGAAAATGGAAACGCAAGAAGGTGTAA
- a CDS encoding efflux RND transporter permease subunit: MTISEYAVKRPVTMFMIMLLIVVLGWISLNRLPLAFMPEISSARLRIFVPYKSSSPEEVERLITQPIEDLVSTVSNLDNISSTSSANGSNVTVEFEDGTDMDIAAMEIRDRMDRAWQYLPDDVEQIRIQHWQSSDMPIFNFSISWDRSKTDLIDFVNNVLQPRIERIDGVANVDVWGVDRRQILVQLNQALLRAHHIDVYQLIQSIRANNVNISGGFVYDGGRKFTVRAIGEFKEISQIADVPIRGSTIHLRDVAKVTYDYPEKKRYRRLNGKDAVVLSIYKASTANVVDVAKRIKQLLRSIQTDPQYGHLNIQVFRDQSQEILKSINSLKWSGLFGAILAILVLFVFLRKWRSTLIISLAIPISILFTFLIMYLSRLSPIHSGITLNLLSMMAMIYAIGMVVDPSIVVLENIFRHKQEEGLDAKRAAIVGSREVGTAVMAATLTTMIVFLPRVVMSSGGMGRFMFEFGLVICVILFSSLLIAVTFVPLLASLIFTGKEKPKSREIVWLTEKYQSLMSWTLSRPWLTIGSALIVLGMSLFLYTKIDREFMPPTPSRQIDFRVDIPPSYQMKEIRELFDGIESKFLSQRDEFGIQAISTEFGKGRSNQGGRGRITFFLKDPEESHLTTMEALRKIQKALPRLPGVAYRIRRMHGMSGGEMGISVTLKGDDLDVLSMIAEEVQKQIAHIRGVKDVETSLETGEEEVRVSVDRTRSNQYGLSSQRVARTIFSALTSRASTKYKAKDREIDIQIQLREEDRANLEKLKNLTVGSEKKTLVPLYTVAKFSITKGPQQLVREKRKHIITVYANLDRRGLFTAGRAITQAISVMKFPPGYSWEFGRNYRRWRRSESESRFVLWFSALLILMVMAALFESVVHPFVIMFSVPFAIIGILLSFWLTNTNLSEVGMLGVIIVFGLVVNNGIILVDHINTMRRKGLTRREAILKGGRDRLRPILMTAATTDLGLLPLILPIFFPSIFGPTEGRAGMWAPVGLAIFGGLTVSTVLTLIVLPAIYQVTDDFSIWLRNLFRKV; this comes from the coding sequence ATGACTATTTCCGAATATGCAGTCAAACGTCCCGTTACCATGTTCATGATCATGCTGCTGATTGTGGTCCTGGGATGGATTTCCTTAAACAGACTGCCGTTGGCCTTCATGCCGGAAATATCCTCCGCCCGGCTCAGAATTTTCGTCCCGTACAAATCCTCCTCGCCCGAGGAAGTGGAACGGCTCATTACCCAGCCCATCGAGGACCTGGTCAGTACGGTCAGTAATCTGGATAATATCTCCTCCACGTCTTCAGCCAATGGGTCAAATGTTACGGTGGAGTTCGAAGACGGTACGGACATGGACATTGCGGCCATGGAGATCCGGGATCGCATGGACCGGGCATGGCAGTATTTGCCGGACGATGTGGAGCAAATCCGCATCCAGCACTGGCAAAGCTCCGACATGCCCATTTTTAATTTCAGCATTTCCTGGGATCGCAGTAAAACGGATCTCATCGATTTTGTAAACAATGTCCTGCAGCCGCGCATTGAGCGCATTGACGGGGTGGCCAATGTGGATGTTTGGGGCGTGGACCGCCGACAAATTCTGGTACAACTGAATCAGGCTCTTTTGCGTGCCCATCACATTGACGTGTATCAGCTCATTCAGAGTATTCGGGCGAATAATGTAAATATTTCCGGGGGATTTGTTTACGACGGCGGCCGAAAATTTACCGTCCGGGCAATCGGGGAATTTAAAGAGATCAGCCAGATTGCCGACGTTCCCATTCGAGGCTCAACCATTCATCTTCGGGATGTGGCCAAAGTGACGTATGACTACCCGGAGAAAAAACGCTACCGCCGCCTGAACGGAAAAGACGCTGTTGTGCTTTCCATTTACAAGGCCTCCACGGCCAATGTGGTCGATGTGGCCAAACGCATCAAGCAGCTCCTGAGAAGCATTCAAACGGACCCGCAGTACGGACATTTAAATATTCAGGTTTTCCGGGACCAATCGCAGGAAATCCTGAAAAGCATTAATTCCCTGAAGTGGTCGGGGCTATTCGGAGCCATTCTGGCCATTTTGGTTCTGTTTGTTTTTCTCCGAAAATGGCGAAGCACGCTCATTATTTCACTGGCCATTCCGATCTCCATTCTGTTTACGTTTCTCATCATGTACCTCTCCCGGCTCAGTCCCATCCATTCCGGAATTACACTGAATCTGCTCTCGATGATGGCCATGATTTACGCCATCGGGATGGTGGTAGACCCCTCCATTGTGGTTCTGGAAAATATTTTTCGCCACAAGCAGGAAGAAGGCCTGGATGCCAAACGCGCCGCGATTGTCGGCAGCCGGGAAGTGGGCACGGCCGTCATGGCCGCCACCCTGACCACAATGATTGTCTTTCTTCCCCGCGTGGTGATGTCGTCGGGAGGCATGGGACGATTCATGTTTGAATTCGGGTTGGTCATTTGCGTGATTCTTTTTTCCTCGCTTCTGATTGCCGTTACGTTCGTTCCCTTGCTGGCGTCGCTCATTTTTACCGGAAAAGAAAAACCGAAGTCCAGAGAAATCGTCTGGCTGACGGAAAAATACCAGTCCCTAATGAGCTGGACGCTGTCCCGTCCCTGGCTGACGATCGGTTCGGCCCTGATTGTTCTTGGAATGAGTCTTTTCCTGTACACCAAGATTGACCGTGAGTTTATGCCGCCGACACCCTCCCGGCAGATTGACTTTCGCGTGGATATTCCCCCCAGCTACCAGATGAAGGAAATCCGGGAGTTGTTTGACGGCATCGAGAGCAAATTCCTCAGTCAGCGGGACGAATTTGGAATCCAGGCCATTTCCACGGAATTTGGCAAAGGCCGCTCCAATCAGGGAGGCCGGGGGCGCATCACCTTCTTTTTGAAGGATCCGGAGGAAAGTCATCTGACAACGATGGAGGCCCTTCGGAAAATTCAAAAGGCCCTGCCTCGTCTGCCGGGCGTCGCGTACCGAATCCGCCGGATGCATGGCATGTCCGGAGGAGAAATGGGAATCAGTGTCACGCTGAAGGGGGACGATCTGGATGTGCTTTCAATGATTGCGGAAGAGGTTCAAAAGCAGATTGCGCACATCCGGGGCGTGAAAGACGTGGAAACCAGCCTGGAAACCGGAGAAGAGGAGGTACGGGTTTCGGTGGATCGGACGCGGTCGAATCAATATGGGTTGTCCTCTCAGCGCGTGGCCCGGACCATTTTTTCGGCCCTTACCAGCCGGGCCAGCACCAAATACAAGGCAAAAGACCGGGAAATCGACATTCAAATTCAACTCCGTGAGGAAGACCGGGCCAATCTGGAAAAACTGAAAAATCTCACCGTGGGAAGTGAAAAAAAGACCTTGGTGCCGCTTTACACGGTTGCAAAATTCAGCATAACCAAAGGCCCGCAGCAACTGGTGCGGGAGAAACGAAAGCACATTATCACGGTGTATGCCAATCTGGATCGGCGGGGTTTGTTTACGGCAGGCCGCGCCATTACCCAGGCAATTTCGGTGATGAAATTTCCTCCGGGCTACAGTTGGGAATTCGGACGCAACTATCGCCGGTGGCGCCGGTCGGAATCAGAATCGCGCTTTGTCCTGTGGTTTTCAGCCCTGTTGATTTTAATGGTGATGGCAGCGCTGTTTGAGTCGGTGGTTCATCCCTTTGTGATTATGTTTTCCGTCCCGTTTGCGATTATCGGAATTCTGCTCTCCTTCTGGCTGACCAATACCAACTTGAGCGAAGTGGGCATGCTCGGTGTGATTATCGTATTCGGACTGGTGGTTAACAACGGGATTATCTTGGTGGATCATATCAACACGATGCGGCGAAAGGGATTGACCCGGCGGGAGGCCATTTTGAAAGGCGGCCGCGACCGGCTTCGCCCCATTTTAATGACGGCCGCTACCACGGATCTGGGGTTGCTTCCCCTGATTTTGCCCATTTTCTTCCCGTCTATTTTCGGCCCCACGGAGGGGCGAGCCGGTATGTGGGCCCCCGTGGGATTGGCCATTTTCGGGGGATTAACGGTATCTACAGTGCTTACGTTGATTGTACTTCCGGCAATTTATCAGGTGACGGATGATTTCAGTATCTGGCTGCGGAATCTTTTTCGAAAGGTGTAG
- a CDS encoding efflux RND transporter periplasmic adaptor subunit, which translates to MRARFKIFVLLAVAVAFVYSCGKNDSSPKRSRGMSRGRPAMNMGAIPVKVEKVKREPISIYLLSNANIEALRKVDVVSRVSGLVQKITVEEGDYAPKNRILAELDDRELRLEVKQALAKAENNARLFQRSKEMYSQNLISKENFDDVKYQYETAKSQLEAAQLKLTYAKIRAPISGVITQRLIELGNNVGVNQKVFVMVNFDTLYARVFIPEKDIQKIHVGQRALVTVEAYPGREFWGHVKMINPIVDPESGTVKVTVMLLKKGTPLRPGMFATVKIITETHPHALVIPKRALLLESETDRVFVVQDSVARQRDVKLGFADGDRVEVLSGLNEGDWVVVVGQEGLQNGAYVRMVTETGTAVPAESPRAGIKPAASHSSEIQKNPPRPPLDARRLKRFKKFLLRVPEIKKEYEARVKRDPSFEKDIKKQADFFRAMREKYADKLRMRPR; encoded by the coding sequence ATGCGCGCACGATTTAAAATTTTTGTTCTGCTTGCAGTAGCGGTTGCGTTTGTCTATTCCTGCGGGAAAAATGATTCTTCTCCCAAACGTTCGCGGGGAATGAGCAGAGGACGTCCTGCCATGAATATGGGTGCGATTCCCGTAAAGGTAGAGAAGGTGAAGCGGGAACCCATTTCCATCTATTTGCTGAGCAATGCCAATATTGAGGCTCTGCGGAAAGTGGATGTTGTGTCGCGGGTTTCCGGATTGGTGCAAAAAATCACGGTAGAAGAGGGCGATTACGCCCCGAAAAATAGGATTCTGGCCGAATTGGATGACCGGGAACTGCGCCTGGAGGTTAAACAGGCCCTGGCAAAGGCGGAAAACAATGCCCGGCTTTTCCAGCGTTCAAAGGAAATGTATTCCCAAAATCTCATTAGCAAAGAGAATTTTGACGATGTCAAATATCAGTATGAAACGGCCAAATCCCAGTTGGAAGCAGCTCAACTAAAGCTCACGTATGCCAAAATTCGGGCGCCAATTTCCGGTGTGATTACCCAGCGTCTGATTGAGTTAGGGAATAATGTGGGGGTGAATCAAAAGGTTTTTGTGATGGTTAATTTCGACACGCTTTATGCCCGCGTGTTTATTCCCGAAAAGGACATTCAAAAAATCCATGTGGGGCAAAGGGCACTGGTTACGGTGGAGGCCTATCCCGGAAGAGAATTTTGGGGTCACGTAAAGATGATTAATCCCATTGTGGATCCCGAGAGCGGCACCGTGAAGGTGACCGTGATGCTGCTGAAGAAGGGGACGCCCCTGCGCCCCGGAATGTTTGCCACGGTGAAAATCATTACGGAAACCCACCCACACGCTCTGGTGATTCCCAAGCGGGCCCTTCTGCTGGAGAGCGAAACCGATCGGGTGTTTGTTGTACAGGACAGCGTTGCCCGCCAGCGGGATGTGAAACTGGGTTTTGCCGATGGGGATCGGGTCGAAGTGTTGAGCGGCCTAAATGAGGGGGATTGGGTGGTCGTTGTGGGGCAGGAAGGGCTTCAGAACGGAGCTTACGTTCGGATGGTGACCGAAACGGGTACCGCTGTGCCGGCGGAGTCTCCCCGGGCCGGAATTAAACCTGCCGCGTCCCATTCATCCGAAATTCAGAAGAACCCGCCACGGCCGCCGTTGGATGCCAGACGCCTAAAGCGGTTTAAGAAGTTTTTGCTGCGTGTGCCTGAAATTAAAAAAGAGTACGAGGCGCGTGTCAAAAGAGATCCGTCTTTTGAAAAGGATATTAAAAAGCAGGCGGACTTTTTTCGGGCCATGCGGGAAAAATACGCGGATAAATTGAGAATGCGCCCGCGGTGA
- a CDS encoding sigma-70 family RNA polymerase sigma factor, producing the protein MDQLSRLYLDRIYHFALNLTQNSRDAEELVQEAFVELFRSLHRYDASRTFSTWFFQIVVHRFQKLQRKRRLLSRVFPFFSKTPVDPDSFADSGDSPELALTRKEEKEILLKGIEKLPPEQRLVITLYDLEELPQKEIAEILSVPVGTVMSRLHYGRLKLKELLEPYFKDNR; encoded by the coding sequence ATGGATCAGTTATCCCGATTGTATCTGGATCGGATTTACCATTTTGCATTAAATCTGACGCAGAATTCCCGTGATGCGGAAGAGCTGGTCCAGGAGGCGTTTGTGGAGCTGTTTCGCAGTTTGCACCGCTACGATGCAAGCCGCACTTTTTCAACCTGGTTCTTTCAGATTGTTGTCCATCGATTTCAGAAGCTTCAGCGCAAGCGCCGGCTCTTGTCGCGGGTTTTTCCGTTTTTCTCTAAAACGCCTGTCGATCCCGATAGTTTTGCGGATTCCGGGGATTCTCCGGAATTGGCCCTGACACGAAAAGAAGAAAAAGAAATCCTGCTGAAAGGCATTGAAAAACTGCCGCCGGAACAACGTCTGGTCATTACGCTCTACGATCTGGAAGAATTGCCTCAGAAGGAGATCGCTGAGATTTTGTCCGTCCCTGTGGGAACGGTGATGTCCCGCCTTCATTACGGGCGGTTGAAATTGAAAGAATTGCTGGAACCCTATTTTAAGGATAACAGATGA
- a CDS encoding PLP-dependent transferase, with protein MSFRFETDVVHGGQHPDTLTGALTPPIYQTSTFAFENVEQGSARFSGKEKGYMYTRLGNPNTDLLASKVARLEGFPAGIATSSGMAAVANVILASAKAGDSIVVDDTVYGGTHYLVEQDIPKLGIEVIRVDAADLQALEAAVRPNTRLILIETPANPTLKIIDIEAAARIAHEKGALLAVDNTFSSPYLQRPGEFGADIVFHSATKYISGHGDVVAGVLCGEKEFIASAFKVATHYGWTMSPFNAWLLLRGLKTLVVRMERHCSNAMTLAQWLEKHPKIDHVLYPGLDSFPQHELAKKQMKGFGGIISFEMKGGFNAGKALMDHVTLASLAVSLGDCDTLIQHPASMTHAGMREEEMEEAHITPGLVRISVGIEHVDDLIEDLEQALEKID; from the coding sequence ATGTCTTTTAGATTTGAGACGGATGTTGTCCACGGGGGACAGCATCCCGACACGTTAACCGGGGCTTTAACCCCTCCCATTTATCAAACGTCCACATTCGCTTTTGAAAATGTGGAACAGGGGTCGGCACGGTTTAGCGGGAAAGAAAAAGGGTACATGTACACACGACTGGGAAATCCAAATACAGACCTTCTGGCCAGCAAGGTGGCCAGACTGGAAGGCTTCCCGGCCGGAATTGCGACCAGTTCGGGGATGGCGGCGGTGGCCAATGTGATCCTCGCTTCAGCCAAAGCAGGAGACAGTATTGTTGTAGACGACACCGTTTACGGCGGCACGCATTATCTGGTGGAGCAGGACATTCCCAAATTGGGTATCGAGGTTATTCGGGTTGATGCAGCCGATCTTCAGGCGCTGGAAGCCGCCGTTCGGCCGAATACCCGCCTTATTTTAATTGAAACACCGGCCAACCCGACCCTGAAGATTATTGATATCGAGGCCGCGGCCCGAATCGCTCATGAAAAAGGAGCCCTGCTGGCAGTGGACAACACCTTCTCTTCCCCTTACCTGCAGCGTCCCGGAGAATTCGGGGCGGACATTGTCTTTCACTCGGCCACTAAATATATCAGCGGGCACGGCGACGTGGTGGCCGGTGTCCTTTGTGGTGAAAAGGAGTTTATTGCATCAGCTTTCAAAGTTGCCACGCATTACGGATGGACGATGAGTCCGTTCAATGCCTGGCTGCTCTTAAGAGGATTAAAAACACTGGTTGTGCGCATGGAACGCCACTGCAGTAACGCCATGACTCTTGCGCAGTGGCTCGAAAAACATCCCAAAATTGATCATGTCCTTTACCCCGGACTGGATTCGTTTCCTCAGCATGAACTGGCCAAAAAGCAGATGAAAGGCTTCGGCGGGATTATTTCGTTTGAAATGAAAGGCGGGTTCAACGCCGGAAAAGCCCTTATGGATCATGTTACTCTGGCCAGTCTGGCCGTTAGCCTGGGCGATTGTGATACCCTCATTCAGCATCCGGCTTCGATGACACATGCCGGGATGCGTGAAGAGGAAATGGAAGAAGCCCACATTACTCCCGGGTTGGTCCGTATTTCCGTCGGAATTGAACATGTGGACGATTTGATTGAGGATTTGGAGCAGGCTCTGGAAAAAATCGATTAG